Proteins from one Pseudomonas grandcourensis genomic window:
- a CDS encoding terminase produces MGKRHPNLPAWQWRAYPNNHQHPTNLVLHLIAVPLFIVAFLLIVSGVFSLSLANIAIGVIGVIAALALQRHGHSLETQAAEPFSDRKDAVSRLLVEQFLTFPRFFLSGGWWRAWRERHRRH; encoded by the coding sequence ATGGGCAAACGTCACCCCAACCTTCCCGCCTGGCAATGGCGAGCGTACCCGAACAATCATCAGCACCCGACCAATCTGGTGTTGCACCTGATCGCGGTGCCGCTGTTCATCGTGGCATTTCTGCTGATTGTGTCCGGGGTGTTCAGCCTGAGCCTGGCAAACATCGCCATCGGTGTGATCGGTGTGATTGCAGCGCTGGCCTTGCAACGCCACGGCCACAGCCTGGAAACCCAAGCCGCCGAACCCTTCAGCGATCGCAAGGATGCGGTATCGCGCCTGTTGGTCGAGCAGTTCCTGACGTTCCCGCGGTTCTTCCTCAGCGGCGGCTGGTGGCGCGCCTGGCGTGAGCGCCACCGCCGTCACTGA
- a CDS encoding response regulator: MSQTATILVIDDEPQIRKFLRISLASQGYKVLEAGTGSEGLAQAALNKPDLLVLDLGLPDMDGQQVLRDFREWSTVPVLVLSVRASEGQKVEALDGGANDYVTKPFGIQEFLARIRALLRQAPAGEAQLAALNFGPLTVDLAYRRVLLDDVEVALTRKEYAVLAQLARHPGRVITQQQLLKDIWGPTHTEDTHYLRIVVGHLRQKLADDPTQPRFIVTEAGVGYRLLSE; the protein is encoded by the coding sequence ATGAGCCAGACCGCGACCATTTTGGTCATTGACGACGAACCGCAGATCCGTAAATTCCTGCGCATCAGCCTCGCTTCCCAGGGCTACAAAGTGCTGGAGGCGGGCACCGGCAGCGAAGGATTGGCGCAAGCCGCGTTGAACAAACCGGACTTGCTGGTGCTCGACCTCGGCTTGCCGGACATGGACGGCCAACAGGTATTGCGCGACTTTCGCGAGTGGTCGACGGTGCCGGTGCTGGTGCTCTCCGTGCGCGCCAGTGAAGGGCAGAAAGTCGAGGCCCTGGATGGCGGCGCCAATGACTACGTGACCAAGCCTTTCGGCATTCAGGAATTCCTCGCGCGGATCCGTGCGTTGTTGCGCCAGGCGCCCGCAGGCGAGGCGCAACTAGCCGCGCTGAACTTCGGTCCGTTGACGGTCGACCTGGCGTATCGACGGGTGCTGCTCGACGATGTCGAAGTCGCGCTGACCCGCAAGGAATACGCCGTGCTGGCGCAACTGGCGCGGCATCCCGGACGGGTGATCACCCAGCAGCAATTGCTCAAGGACATCTGGGGGCCGACCCATACCGAAGACACTCACTACCTGCGTATCGTGGTCGGGCACTTGCGCCAGAAACTGGCGGATGACCCGACCCAACCCAGGTTCATCGTCACTGAGGCAGGGGTGGGGTATCGGTTGTTGAGTGAATAG
- a CDS encoding methyl-accepting chemotaxis protein: MGAWLSNISLKYKFWAVNAVAFITTLLLVLYAVQLEQQARSHAAQASVQAQARLLETWPAGQPLPHADNLLTFNRGQAPSLNEQPVPELINANGWVEINLMPLFGDNPLMGAEVFTRADGQQVAVIAHGPSLSQVFNERFANYAAAVFILMLAMLGASQLLIRFLLSQLNTLKDVMLHVEKTGDLSARVPLACSDEVGQMANAFNAMQAGYQRVVNTVASTARQLDIGAARLAASMNEVRHGMLGQQSETDQAATAINEMTATVYHIAQHAGATRDLSQSANTLAGSGQEVVTRVQRSIAGLSTGVQQTAEMIQRLAEDSQKINGVVNVIHSIAEQTNLLALNAAIEAARAGEMGRGFAVVADEVRNLAKRVQASTDEITLMVSALQAGTRDAVDFMQESSFKADDCVQQAQEAGAALAEITGAVAQMRESNTQIAVAAEQQSQVAEEMNRAVVSIRDVTENTVQQTVTSATTSNELAALAGELSKAIGQLKL, encoded by the coding sequence ATGGGTGCCTGGCTTAGCAATATCTCGCTGAAATACAAATTCTGGGCGGTCAACGCTGTCGCTTTCATCACCACCCTGTTGCTGGTGCTGTACGCCGTGCAACTCGAACAGCAGGCCCGCAGTCACGCCGCCCAGGCTTCGGTCCAGGCCCAGGCGCGATTGCTCGAAACCTGGCCCGCCGGGCAACCCCTGCCCCACGCCGACAACCTGCTGACGTTCAATCGCGGACAGGCGCCGTCGCTGAATGAACAACCCGTTCCGGAACTCATCAATGCAAACGGCTGGGTCGAGATCAACTTGATGCCGCTGTTCGGTGACAATCCGTTGATGGGTGCCGAAGTGTTTACCCGTGCCGACGGCCAGCAGGTCGCCGTAATTGCCCACGGCCCAAGCCTGAGCCAGGTATTCAATGAGCGTTTTGCCAACTACGCAGCGGCCGTGTTCATCCTGATGCTGGCAATGCTCGGCGCATCGCAGTTATTGATCCGCTTCCTGCTCAGCCAGCTCAACACCTTGAAAGACGTCATGTTGCACGTGGAGAAAACCGGCGACCTGTCGGCCCGCGTGCCATTGGCTTGCAGCGACGAAGTCGGGCAAATGGCCAACGCCTTCAACGCCATGCAAGCCGGTTATCAACGTGTGGTCAACACCGTCGCCAGCACCGCCCGGCAACTGGACATCGGCGCCGCGCGGCTGGCGGCCAGCATGAATGAAGTGCGCCACGGCATGCTGGGCCAGCAAAGCGAAACCGATCAGGCCGCCACGGCGATCAATGAAATGACCGCCACGGTCTATCACATCGCCCAACACGCGGGTGCCACCCGTGACCTTTCGCAATCGGCCAATACCCTGGCCGGCAGCGGGCAGGAGGTCGTGACACGGGTGCAGCGCTCGATTGCCGGATTGTCCACTGGCGTCCAGCAGACCGCCGAGATGATTCAACGCCTGGCCGAGGACAGCCAGAAGATCAACGGCGTGGTCAACGTGATTCACAGCATCGCCGAGCAGACCAACCTGTTGGCATTGAATGCCGCCATCGAAGCGGCCCGGGCCGGCGAAATGGGTCGCGGCTTCGCGGTGGTCGCCGATGAAGTACGCAACCTCGCCAAGCGCGTGCAGGCCTCCACGGATGAAATCACCCTCATGGTCTCGGCGTTGCAGGCCGGCACGCGAGACGCCGTGGACTTCATGCAAGAGAGCTCGTTCAAGGCCGACGACTGCGTACAACAGGCGCAAGAGGCCGGCGCGGCATTGGCCGAGATCACCGGCGCAGTGGCGCAGATGCGTGAAAGCAACACGCAGATCGCCGTGGCGGCCGAACAGCAGAGCCAGGTGGCGGAAGAGATGAACCGGGCGGTGGTGAGCATCCGTGACGTGACCGAGAACACGGTGCAGCAGACGGTGACGTCGGCGACCACCAGCAATGAGCTGGCGGCGTTGGCTGGGGAGTTGAGCAAGGCTATCGGTCAGCTGAAACTTTGA
- a CDS encoding patatin-like phospholipase family protein — translation MKKRVALVLGSGGARGYAHIGVIEEIERRGYDIACIAGCSMGAVVGGIYAAGKLNEYRDWIESLDYLDVLRLVDVSFRLGAIRGEKVFGQIRKIVGEINIEDLRIPYTAVAADLTNQQEIWFQEGCLHQAMRASAAIPSLFTPVMQGNRMLVDGGILNPLPIVPVVSSHCDLIIAVNLNSTNQRHYQLPVIQRPAAFKTRFDSLINSLGSKLPFRRKQAEQLLILEQEALRAEGADLNPWIESAEPEAQQPAAAPEASGAPRSATGSFIIDNVGPASLLDLINQSFEVMQTSLAQYKIAGYPPDILINVPKRVCRFFEFYKAPELIALGREIARDTLDRYENEQN, via the coding sequence ATGAAAAAGCGTGTCGCACTGGTATTGGGCTCGGGTGGAGCCCGGGGTTATGCACATATCGGGGTCATTGAAGAGATCGAACGGCGCGGCTATGACATTGCCTGTATCGCCGGATGCTCCATGGGCGCGGTGGTGGGGGGGATCTACGCCGCCGGCAAACTCAATGAATACCGCGACTGGATCGAGAGCCTGGATTATCTCGACGTGTTGCGTCTGGTGGACGTCAGTTTTCGTCTGGGGGCAATTCGCGGCGAGAAAGTCTTCGGGCAGATCCGCAAGATCGTCGGCGAGATCAACATCGAAGATTTGCGCATCCCCTACACCGCCGTTGCCGCCGACCTGACCAACCAGCAGGAGATCTGGTTCCAGGAAGGTTGCCTGCACCAGGCCATGCGCGCCTCGGCAGCGATTCCCAGCCTGTTCACCCCGGTGATGCAGGGCAACCGCATGCTGGTCGATGGCGGCATTCTCAACCCGCTGCCGATTGTGCCGGTGGTGTCGAGCCATTGCGACTTGATCATCGCCGTCAACCTCAACTCCACCAACCAGCGTCACTACCAATTGCCGGTCATCCAGCGCCCCGCCGCGTTCAAGACCCGCTTCGACAGCCTGATCAACTCACTCGGCTCGAAGCTGCCGTTTCGCCGCAAACAGGCCGAGCAATTGTTGATCCTCGAGCAGGAAGCCCTGAGGGCCGAAGGGGCGGACCTCAATCCGTGGATCGAATCCGCCGAGCCCGAAGCGCAACAACCCGCCGCCGCTCCGGAAGCCAGTGGCGCGCCCCGCTCCGCCACCGGTTCGTTCATCATCGACAACGTCGGGCCGGCGTCCTTGCTGGATTTGATCAACCAGAGTTTCGAGGTGATGCAGACGTCGCTGGCGCAGTACAAGATTGCCGGGTATCCACCGGACATCCTGATCAACGTGCCCAAGCGCGTGTGTCGGTTTTTCGAGTTCTACAAGGCGCCAGAGCTGATCGCGCTGGGACGGGAGATTGCGCGGGATACGCTGGACCGGTATGAGAATGAGCAGAACTGA
- a CDS encoding DoxX family protein: MSTLINKVLSTRAGYGLTVLRIVVGIVFAAHGSQKLFGAFGGYGLAGTAQYMESLGLTPGYLMAALAGGTEFFAGLALIIGLLVRPAALGLTFLSLVAIFSVHISNGLFMANNGYEFALALLGGSIAVLIEGAGKLSADRAIAG, translated from the coding sequence ATGAGCACTCTGATCAACAAGGTACTTTCTACCCGCGCTGGCTACGGCCTGACCGTTCTGCGCATCGTGGTCGGCATTGTTTTCGCCGCTCACGGCTCGCAGAAACTCTTCGGGGCATTCGGTGGCTATGGTCTGGCTGGAACCGCGCAGTACATGGAAAGCCTCGGACTGACGCCGGGTTACCTGATGGCGGCACTGGCGGGCGGCACCGAATTCTTCGCCGGTCTGGCCCTGATCATCGGCTTGCTGGTTCGCCCGGCCGCGCTGGGCCTGACCTTCCTGTCGCTGGTTGCGATTTTCTCGGTGCACATCAGCAATGGCCTGTTCATGGCTAACAACGGTTATGAATTCGCCCTGGCGTTGCTCGGTGGCAGTATCGCGGTATTGATCGAAGGTGCGGGCAAACTCTCGGCGGACCGCGCCATCGCCGGTTGA
- a CDS encoding acyl-CoA thioesterase domain-containing protein: MRFSELLDAVRSQPLELSIPASWAQGRASFGGLVAALQYEAMRARVPADRPVRSLAITFVGPVEPEVPVSFEVDVLREGKAVSQVLGRVVQRGQVVTLIQGSFGASRPSEVAVAAEPAPEMKHWDECQELPFVEGVIPEFMRHLAMRWSVGGLPFSGSTSRQMGGWVRLRGDVKEEAIGEAHILALVDAWPPALMPFLKKPAMGSTLTWTIEFVQPLLELTTLDWCKYLVETEYAADGYGHAAAKMWSADGRLIAMSRQTVTVFA, from the coding sequence ATGCGTTTTTCCGAACTGCTCGACGCTGTCCGCAGCCAGCCACTGGAGCTCTCTATCCCGGCCTCCTGGGCCCAGGGTCGGGCCAGCTTCGGTGGCCTGGTAGCGGCTTTGCAGTACGAAGCCATGCGCGCCCGGGTTCCGGCGGATCGGCCCGTGCGTTCGTTGGCGATCACCTTTGTCGGCCCGGTAGAGCCCGAGGTGCCGGTCAGTTTTGAAGTCGACGTACTGCGCGAAGGCAAGGCCGTCAGCCAGGTGCTGGGCCGGGTGGTGCAGAGGGGTCAGGTAGTGACGTTGATCCAAGGCAGTTTCGGCGCCTCGCGCCCTTCGGAAGTGGCGGTGGCCGCTGAACCGGCACCGGAAATGAAGCACTGGGACGAATGCCAGGAATTGCCTTTCGTCGAAGGTGTCATCCCGGAATTCATGCGGCATCTGGCGATGCGCTGGAGTGTCGGCGGGCTGCCGTTCAGCGGTAGCACATCCCGGCAAATGGGTGGCTGGGTACGCTTGCGCGGCGACGTAAAGGAAGAAGCTATCGGCGAGGCGCATATCCTCGCGCTGGTGGACGCCTGGCCGCCGGCCCTGATGCCGTTTTTGAAGAAACCGGCAATGGGCAGCACGCTGACCTGGACCATCGAGTTCGTGCAACCGCTGCTGGAGCTGACCACACTGGACTGGTGCAAATACCTCGTCGAAACCGAATACGCCGCCGACGGCTACGGGCATGCCGCCGCAAAAATGTGGAGCGCGGATGGCCGGTTGATCGCCATGAGCCGGCAGACGGTGACGGTGTTCGCCTGA
- a CDS encoding transglycosylase SLT domain-containing protein: MIRPSVLLLLCCSLLLPMTALARLPGPLQAVPASKVRDLAEIRSSRVLRVLVNQSRNSSGEVQGQAIGVEYHRLRAFEQYLNGHARDGQEITLKIIPKAKDQLLGALQRGEGDLVAPGELLDLQPGFAVSTSEPIASNIPLVLVGIKGERRYTRLEQLSGKTLALPAGSAAGDAVSQINQKLALHKLPPVTVEWVDPTLAVEDVLEMVQGGIYHLTIVEQPIAERWGKILPKLRFDKQVLVSEPGEEFWFVRRDASMLRASIDRFLTVYKKPSDQDAAFLRIYRRLYQVHYPLAKADRQRLEKLRPVLQKHADAQGMDWLNLAALAFKESALQPFARTGGGPTGLMQITPSAAQRVGVNNIQDLDGNVQAGAKYLAMIRRKFFASPKLNERERMAFVLAAYNIGPERVQGMRAEARRRGLNPNQWFFQVERIAMEQVGMGPVSYVNSVNKYYLAFDRERESLEPQGQKVASRK; the protein is encoded by the coding sequence ATGATTCGTCCCTCGGTTTTGCTACTGCTGTGCTGTTCGCTGCTACTGCCGATGACGGCGCTCGCGCGTCTGCCCGGGCCGCTGCAAGCCGTACCGGCCAGCAAGGTGCGTGACCTGGCGGAAATACGCAGCAGTCGTGTGCTGCGGGTATTGGTCAACCAGAGCCGCAACAGTTCCGGCGAAGTCCAGGGGCAGGCGATCGGGGTCGAATACCATCGCCTCAGAGCGTTCGAGCAATACCTCAACGGCCACGCCCGTGACGGCCAGGAAATCACCCTCAAGATCATTCCCAAGGCCAAGGATCAACTGCTCGGCGCATTGCAGCGCGGGGAGGGCGATCTGGTGGCGCCAGGCGAGTTGCTCGATCTGCAACCGGGCTTCGCCGTCAGCACCAGTGAACCGATTGCCAGCAACATCCCGTTGGTCCTGGTGGGCATCAAGGGCGAACGCCGCTACACCAGGCTTGAACAGCTTTCCGGCAAGACCCTGGCGTTACCTGCCGGCAGCGCCGCCGGGGATGCGGTCAGCCAGATCAATCAAAAGCTCGCCCTGCACAAACTGCCACCGGTCACAGTCGAATGGGTCGATCCGACCCTTGCCGTCGAGGACGTACTGGAGATGGTGCAGGGCGGGATCTACCACCTGACCATCGTCGAGCAGCCGATCGCCGAACGCTGGGGCAAGATCCTGCCCAAGCTGCGTTTCGACAAGCAGGTACTTGTCAGTGAGCCGGGAGAAGAGTTCTGGTTCGTACGCCGTGATGCCTCGATGCTGCGGGCCAGCATTGATCGCTTCCTCACAGTCTACAAAAAACCATCGGATCAGGACGCCGCGTTCCTGCGGATCTATCGTCGTCTCTATCAAGTGCATTATCCGCTGGCCAAGGCGGACCGGCAGCGCCTGGAAAAACTTCGCCCGGTGCTGCAGAAGCACGCCGATGCCCAGGGCATGGACTGGCTGAACCTGGCGGCGCTGGCCTTCAAGGAGTCAGCCCTGCAACCCTTCGCCCGCACTGGCGGTGGCCCGACCGGCCTGATGCAGATCACGCCTTCTGCGGCGCAGCGGGTGGGGGTCAACAATATTCAGGACCTTGATGGCAATGTGCAGGCCGGGGCCAAGTACCTGGCGATGATCCGGCGCAAGTTCTTTGCCAGCCCCAAGCTCAACGAGCGCGAACGCATGGCCTTCGTGCTGGCGGCCTACAACATCGGGCCGGAGCGGGTGCAAGGCATGCGCGCCGAAGCCCGGCGGCGAGGCTTGAATCCCAACCAGTGGTTCTTCCAGGTCGAACGCATTGCCATGGAGCAAGTGGGTATGGGGCCTGTCAGCTATGTTAATAGCGTGAACAAGTATTACTTGGCGTTCGACCGGGAGCGGGAGTCGTTGGAGCCCCAGGGGCAAAAGGTTGCCTCACGCAAATGA
- a CDS encoding CHAD domain-containing protein gives MIDRLVAQVLGLEVRLLACQARLKERTDPEALHDLRTTMRRLRSLLRPLRGLPGVEQLEAAASRVGDLTTPLRDREVLAAYLLQHHQPQAAQWRMAQMAEAYPAVAASPELAQMLIVLDAFPRFLRAAQRQGLLKGLRKRIEKRLGKQWKKLDEALHDPTHDRHRLRLLIKRVRYGIDAYPELDRLPKAAMPRLKSAQGALGDWHDCVQWLAMAEREADLKPCVAVWQATMAEAESRADRVLEKLSRDCFKS, from the coding sequence ATGATCGATCGGTTGGTGGCTCAGGTACTGGGCCTGGAAGTTCGTCTGCTGGCCTGTCAGGCCCGCTTGAAAGAGCGTACAGACCCTGAAGCGTTACACGATCTGCGCACAACCATGCGGCGGTTACGCAGCCTGTTGCGGCCCTTGCGCGGGCTGCCCGGTGTCGAACAACTGGAGGCGGCGGCCTCCCGGGTAGGTGATCTGACCACGCCATTACGTGATCGCGAAGTGCTGGCGGCGTACTTGCTCCAGCACCATCAACCCCAAGCCGCACAGTGGCGCATGGCGCAAATGGCCGAGGCCTATCCGGCCGTGGCGGCCAGTCCCGAACTCGCGCAAATGCTGATCGTCCTTGATGCGTTTCCGCGATTTCTGCGTGCCGCCCAGCGCCAGGGATTGCTCAAGGGCCTACGCAAGCGCATCGAAAAACGCCTGGGCAAGCAGTGGAAAAAACTCGACGAGGCACTGCACGACCCAACCCACGATCGTCATCGGCTGCGCCTGCTGATCAAGCGCGTGCGCTATGGCATTGACGCTTACCCCGAGCTGGACCGTTTGCCGAAAGCGGCCATGCCCCGGTTGAAATCGGCCCAGGGCGCGCTGGGTGACTGGCACGATTGCGTGCAATGGCTGGCGATGGCTGAACGGGAAGCGGATTTGAAGCCTTGCGTTGCCGTGTGGCAAGCCACCATGGCCGAGGCTGAAAGCCGTGCGGACCGGGTGCTGGAAAAACTCAGTCGCGATTGCTTCAAATCCTGA
- a CDS encoding TatD family hydrolase — protein MQLIDIGVNLTNASFADKHQAVLDRAYAAGVCQLVLTGTSVEGSEQALELCQQLDESAQRLFATAGIHPHCASDWNADSARRLRSLLNEPNVVAVGECGLDFNRDFSPRPQQEKVLEEHLAMAVELQLPVFLHERDASQRLLEILRDFRDRLPAAVVHCFTGEQKALFSYLDLDLHIGITGWICDERRGTHLHPLVKEIKRGRLMLESDAPYLLPRSLRPKPKNGRNEPAYLTEVLREVALHRGESQEDLAAHTTACARAFYGLPLIS, from the coding sequence ATGCAACTCATCGATATCGGCGTCAACCTGACCAACGCCAGTTTTGCCGACAAACACCAGGCTGTGCTCGACCGCGCCTACGCGGCCGGCGTGTGCCAACTGGTGCTGACCGGCACCAGTGTCGAGGGCAGTGAACAGGCCCTTGAGCTGTGCCAGCAACTGGACGAAAGCGCCCAGCGCCTGTTCGCCACCGCCGGTATTCACCCCCACTGCGCCAGCGACTGGAACGCCGACAGCGCCCGACGTTTGCGCAGCTTGCTCAACGAACCGAATGTAGTGGCCGTGGGTGAATGCGGGCTGGATTTCAACCGTGATTTCTCGCCGCGCCCGCAACAGGAGAAGGTCCTCGAAGAACATCTGGCCATGGCCGTCGAATTGCAGCTGCCGGTTTTTCTGCACGAACGCGACGCCAGCCAGCGTTTGCTGGAAATCCTGCGCGACTTCCGCGACCGACTGCCGGCCGCGGTGGTGCACTGCTTCACCGGGGAGCAGAAAGCACTGTTCAGCTATCTCGACCTGGATTTGCACATCGGCATTACCGGCTGGATCTGCGACGAGCGCCGGGGCACGCATTTGCATCCGCTGGTCAAGGAGATCAAGCGCGGGCGCCTGATGCTCGAAAGCGATGCACCGTACCTGCTGCCGCGCAGCCTGCGCCCCAAGCCGAAAAACGGGCGAAACGAGCCGGCGTACCTGACCGAAGTACTGCGCGAAGTGGCACTGCATCGCGGGGAAAGCCAGGAAGATCTGGCGGCGCACACCACAGCCTGTGCGCGAGCGTTTTATGGCCTGCCATTGATCTCCTGA
- the greB gene encoding transcription elongation factor GreB, whose translation MSRYRPPRTAGTALITPEGEARMRAEFHELWHVRRPQVTQAVSEAAAQGDRSENAEYTYGKKMLREIDSRVRFLTKRLEALKVVSEKPSDPNKVYFGAWVTIEDEDGKESRYRIVGPDELDLKQGLISIDSPLARALIGKALDAEVRVQTPTGEQCVYIVAIDYP comes from the coding sequence ATGAGCCGTTACCGCCCTCCCCGCACCGCTGGCACCGCGCTGATCACCCCCGAGGGTGAAGCGCGGATGCGCGCCGAGTTCCATGAGCTGTGGCATGTACGTCGGCCCCAGGTCACCCAGGCTGTCAGCGAAGCCGCGGCCCAGGGTGATCGCTCGGAGAACGCCGAATACACCTACGGCAAAAAAATGCTGCGAGAGATCGACAGCCGCGTGCGTTTTCTCACCAAACGCCTGGAAGCGCTCAAGGTTGTCAGCGAAAAACCCAGCGATCCGAACAAGGTCTATTTCGGCGCCTGGGTCACGATCGAAGACGAGGATGGCAAAGAGTCGCGCTACCGCATTGTCGGGCCGGATGAGCTGGACCTCAAACAGGGCCTGATCAGCATCGACTCGCCCCTGGCCCGCGCACTGATCGGCAAGGCACTGGACGCCGAAGTCCGGGTCCAGACACCGACCGGTGAACAGTGTGTCTACATAGTGGCGATCGACTACCCGTGA